The following are encoded in a window of Salvelinus fontinalis isolate EN_2023a chromosome 40, ASM2944872v1, whole genome shotgun sequence genomic DNA:
- the LOC129839173 gene encoding puromycin-sensitive aminopeptidase-like isoform X3 produces MLLVLGRRVSLSFVKRVIPQDPVLLSKHILQNFRTIKFRVIHSSTVFAIATRQNTDTMPERRPFVRLPTDVYPVNYGLCLKPDLIDFTFEGKLEAIVEVNLATNQIVMNCADIDIITASFVPEGGEGEEINATGFNYQNEDEKVTLSFPSALQKGSGTLKIDFVGELNDKMKGFYRSKYATPAGEIRYAAVTQFEATDARRAFPCWDEPAIKATFDISLIVPKDRVALSNMNVIDRKPHPEDDSLLEVKFATTPIMSTYLVAFVIGEYDFVEGQSSDGVTVRVYTPTGKAEQGKFALEVAVKTLPFYNDYFNVPYPLPKIDLIAIADFAAGAMENWGLVTYRETALLIDPKNSCSSSRQWVALVVGHELAHQWFGNLVTMEWWTHLWLNEGFASWIEYLCVDHCFPDYDIWTQFVSADYTRALDLDALDNSHPIEVNVGHPSEVDEIFDAISYSKGASVIRMLHNYIGDEDFRKGMHSYLLKFQHKNAATEDLWECLEQASGKPIALVMSSWTKQMGFPIIVVDQEQQGDDRILKISQKKFCASGPHNGEDCPNWMVPISICTGEDPGCTKLKVLLDSPETTITINNVSPDQWVKINPGTVGFYRIQYSSAMLESLLPGIRDLTLLPVDRLGLQNDLFSLSRAGMISTVEVLKLMEAFVNEPNYTVWSDLSCNLGVLSSLLSHTDFHEEIQEFIRDLFTPIGLKLGWECKQGEGHLDALLRGLVLGKLGKAGHKPTLEEARRRFKDHVEGKQILSADLRSPVYLTVLKHGDSATLDTMLKLHKQADMQEEKNRIERVLGAISAPDLIQKVLTFALSEDVRPQDTVSVIGGVAGSSKHGRKAAWKFVKDNWEELHNRYQGGFLISRLIKLSVDGFAIDKMAAEVKSFFESHHAPAAERTVQQCCENILLNAAWLKRDADDIHQYLLKRKAPPV; encoded by the exons ATGTTGCTGGTTCTCGGCCGTCGGGTTTCGCTGTCATTCGTAAAACGAGTAATTCCCCAAGATCCAGTTTTGCTGTCGAAGCACATTTTGCAGAACTTCAGAACTATCAAATTCCGAGTAATACACAGCAGCACCGTCTTCGCAATCGCCACCAGACAAAATACAGACACCATGCCTGAAAGGAGGCCCTTCGTAAGGTTGCCCACTGACGTCTACCCTGTCAACTACGGGTTGTGCTTGAAGCCCGACCTCATCGACTTCACTTTCGAGGGCAAGCTAGAGGCGATTGTGGAG GTTAACCTGGCCACTAATCAGATTGTGATGAACTGTGCTGACATCGACATCATCACAGCATCCTTTGTACCAGAGGGAGGGGAAGGTGAGG AAATTAACGCTACAGGATTCAACTATCAAAATGAGGATGAGAAAGTAACTCTGTCATTCCCTAGTGCTCTACAGAAAG GATCTGGTACTTTGAAGATTGACTTTGTTGGGGAGCTGAACGACAAAATGAAAGGTTTCTACAGAAGTAAATATGCAACTCCTGCAGGAGAAATCCGCTATGCTGCTGTCACACAGTTCGAG GCCACGGACGCTCGCCGGGCCTTCCCCTGTTGGGACGAGCCAGCTATCAAAGCCACCTTTGACATCTCTCTGATAGTTCCCAAGGACCGAGTAGCCTTGTCAAATATG AATGTCATCGATCGAAAACCACATCCAGAAGATGACAGCCTTTTGGAAGTGAAGTTTGCCACCACCCCCATCATGTCCACGTACCTTGTAGCGTTCGTCATCGGCGAATACGACTTTGTAGAAGGCCAATCGTCGGACGGCGTGACCGTACGCGTCTACACGCCTACCGGAAAGGCGGAACAAGGGAAATTTGCACTAGAG GTTGCTGTAAAGACCTTACCTTTCTACAATGACTACTTCAATGTTCCTTACCCATTGCCTAAAATTGATCTAATAGCTATCGCTGACTTTGCTGCTG GTGCCATGGAAAACTGGGGCCTTGTTACTTACAG GGAGACGGCGCTGCTGATTGACCCAAAGAACTCATGCTCGTCCTCACGGCAGTGGGTGGCCCTGGTGGTGGGACACGAGCTAGCTCACCAGTGGTTCGGAAACCTGGTCACCATG GAATGGTGGACCCATCTGTGGCTTAACGAGGGCTTCGCATCATGGATCGAGTACCTCTGTGTGGACCACTGCTTCCCTGACTACGACATCTGGACACAGTTTGTGTCTGCCGACTACACCCGCGCCCTGGACCTGGATGCGTTGGACAACAGTCATCCCATCGAG GTGAACGTGGGCCACCCGTCGGAGGTGGATGAAATCTTTGATGCCATATCTTACAGTAAAGGCGCGTCTGTGATCCGTATGCTGCACAACTACATAGGAGACGAG GATTTTAGGAAAGGAATGCATTCCTATCTGTTGAAGTTCCAACATAAAAATGCGGCAACAG AGGACCTATGGGAATGTCTGGAACAGGCTAGCGGGAAACCCATCGCCCTGGTGATGAGCTCCTGGACTAAGCAGATGGGCTTCCCTATAATCGTAGTGGACCAGGAGCAG CAAGGGGATGACCGCATCCTCAAGATATCTCAGAAGAAATTCTGTGCCAGTGGACCACATAATG GTGAGGACTGCCCTAACTGGATGGTACCAATCAGTATCTGTACCGGTGAGGACCCCGGGTGTACCAAGCTCAAGGTGCTGCTGGACAGCCCAGAGACCACCATCACGATCAACAACGTCAGCCCTGACCAGTGGGTCAAG ATCAACCCAGGAACAGTGGGCTTCTACAGGATCCAGTACAGCTCAGCCATGTTGGAGAGCCTGCTGCCTGGTATCAGAGACCTCACCCTGCTGCCTGTGGACCGTCTGGGCCTGCAGAACGACCTCTTCTCCCTG TCGCGTGCTGGCATGATCAGCACGGTGGAGGTGCTGAAGCTGATGGAGGCCTTTGTCAACGAGCCCAACTACACGGTGTGGAGCGACCTGAGCTGCAACCTGGGCGTgctctcctccctgctctcccacACCGACTTCCACGAGGAGATCCAGGAGTTCATCCGGGACCTGTTCACTCCCATCGGCCTCAAGCTGGGCTGGGAATGCAAGCAGGGCGAAG gtcACCTGGATGCCCTGCTGAGGGGCCTGGTTCTGGGGAAGCTGGGGAAGGCGGGACACAAGCCCACGCTGGAGGAGGCCCGGCGGAGATTCAAAGACCATGTGGAAGGCAAGCAGATCCTCTCTGCAGACCTCAGGAGCCCA GTGTACTTAACAGTGCTGAAGCATGGTGACAGTGCCACATTGGACACAATGCTGAAG CTTCACAAGCAGGCTGACATGCAGGAGGAGAAGAACCGCATAGAGAGAGTGCTGGGAGCCATCTCTGCCCCCGACCTCATCCAGAAAGTCCTCACCTTTGCCCTCTCG GAGGACGTGCGTCCCCAGGACACCGTGTCAGTAATCGGGGGCGTGGCCGGAAGCAGTAAGCATGGTAGGAAAGCCGCCTGGAAGTTTGTCAAAGACAACTGGGAGGAGCTTCACAACCGCTACCAGGGCGGCTTCCTCATATCACGGCTCATCAAG CTCTCTGTGGATGGATTTGCCATTGACAAAATGGCTGCTGAAGTGAAG AGTTTCTTCGAGAGCCACCACGCGCCGGCGGCTGAGCGCACGGTGCAGCAGTGCTGCGAGAACATTCTCCTGAATGCCGCCTGGCTCAAGCGCGACGCCGACGACATTCACCAGTATCTACTGAAGCGCAAAGCTCCCCCGGTCTGA